The following coding sequences lie in one Arthrobacter sp. SLBN-122 genomic window:
- a CDS encoding HGxxPAAW family protein, whose amino-acid sequence MSKAPASVSKSGTRTVAPGAIDHSQELGHGNSPAAWTCVIVMLVGALIAAIAFVIASTPIFIGGIAVMVVGLILGFIMRKAGYGVDGSKLKNSGH is encoded by the coding sequence ATGAGCAAAGCACCTGCGTCCGTTTCCAAGTCAGGCACCCGCACGGTGGCCCCCGGCGCCATTGACCACAGCCAGGAACTGGGCCACGGCAACAGCCCGGCCGCCTGGACCTGCGTCATCGTGATGCTCGTTGGCGCGCTCATCGCAGCCATCGCCTTCGTCATCGCCAGCACGCCCATCTTCATCGGCGGCATCGCCGTCATGGTCGTCGGCCTGATCCTCGGTTTCATCATGCGCAAGGCAGGCTACGGCGTCGATGGCAGCAAGCTGAAGAACTCCGGCCACTGA